The following coding sequences are from one Candidatus Poribacteria bacterium window:
- a CDS encoding alkaline phosphatase family protein: protein MTKRTQLAPAKRAIVIGMDGASMELVKNMIDWGHAPSMAKLVQTGVYRPMIGVFPTLTPPGWTALSTGSWPGTHQVMDFNIRALGERLDKTTWGINTGLCQSEYLWNLVERVGGKPILVKWEMSWPPTVKTGIQVEGTGPGVSNHHQVAGYHLFVAGKWAARPIGGQRDPETLDPSALQKVRHIDPVTIEPIESGEWEAVPDSTEPVQEVQLTIQPLARGREDVMPSVYAKGEASDETRVPKPFYGLIYASGDNGYDRVRICRSRSGDDSVADLGVGEWSEWWLDTFEIDKVEVEGYVRMKLVTLTPTADAFELFVPQIWPRKGYTTPDTVATTIDTEIGSFLQNPARDALGQMDDDTYFELLDYHHQRLADVATHLATNNDWDILMVESHAPDYASHFFLSQADEISGAAPETIHRCREGLRRTYESVDRMIGRLMEQADEETVVLVCSDHGGTPNQFRAVDIEDVLEETGFIVKDANGAIDWTKTRAVNVGLVHIFINLAGREPDGIVAPEDYEATQRELIAALHTYKDEKTGRHPFTLAVTRADAEMFNLHGDLVGDVVYALRPEFDGAHGKQLPSVSFGIGGQHSTFILSGAGVRQGVALQRQVRVVDVAPTLCYLLGLPMPNNVEGGVVYEALVDPNWHLTELAAM from the coding sequence ATGACAAAACGCACGCAGCTCGCCCCCGCAAAACGCGCAATTGTTATCGGAATGGATGGGGCAAGCATGGAACTGGTAAAAAATATGATTGATTGGGGGCATGCACCCTCTATGGCGAAATTGGTCCAGACGGGTGTCTATCGTCCGATGATCGGTGTATTTCCGACTTTGACACCGCCGGGGTGGACGGCACTATCTACCGGTTCATGGCCCGGCACACATCAGGTGATGGATTTTAATATCCGAGCGTTGGGGGAACGCCTTGATAAAACAACGTGGGGCATCAACACGGGTTTATGTCAATCCGAATATCTCTGGAACCTCGTAGAACGGGTAGGCGGAAAACCGATTTTGGTGAAGTGGGAAATGTCCTGGCCTCCCACCGTCAAGACTGGAATTCAGGTGGAAGGAACGGGACCGGGGGTCTCGAATCACCATCAGGTTGCTGGCTACCACCTCTTTGTCGCAGGAAAATGGGCAGCGCGTCCCATCGGTGGACAGCGCGACCCTGAGACACTCGATCCGAGCGCGTTACAGAAAGTCCGACACATTGACCCTGTTACTATTGAACCGATTGAGAGCGGTGAATGGGAAGCCGTGCCTGATTCCACAGAACCGGTGCAAGAGGTTCAGCTGACGATCCAACCTTTAGCACGCGGTAGAGAAGATGTGATGCCTTCAGTCTACGCAAAAGGTGAAGCCTCCGATGAGACACGCGTTCCAAAACCCTTTTACGGATTGATTTATGCCTCTGGTGATAACGGTTACGACCGAGTACGAATCTGTCGAAGTCGGTCTGGAGACGATTCCGTTGCAGATTTAGGTGTCGGTGAATGGAGCGAATGGTGGCTGGATACGTTTGAGATTGATAAGGTTGAAGTGGAAGGCTATGTCCGAATGAAACTCGTGACGCTCACGCCGACAGCGGACGCTTTTGAACTCTTTGTACCACAGATTTGGCCGAGGAAAGGCTATACAACACCGGATACAGTCGCCACTACGATTGACACAGAAATCGGGTCGTTCCTTCAAAATCCGGCGCGCGATGCACTTGGACAGATGGACGATGATACCTACTTCGAGTTGTTAGACTACCACCACCAACGCCTCGCAGATGTCGCGACGCATCTCGCAACAAACAATGATTGGGACATCCTAATGGTGGAGAGCCACGCACCGGACTACGCCAGCCATTTCTTCCTGAGTCAAGCAGATGAAATCAGTGGCGCAGCTCCTGAGACAATTCATCGGTGTCGCGAGGGTTTGCGGCGGACGTATGAATCCGTGGATCGGATGATTGGGAGACTGATGGAACAGGCGGATGAAGAGACAGTCGTTCTCGTCTGCTCCGACCACGGTGGCACCCCAAACCAATTTCGTGCCGTAGACATTGAAGACGTGCTGGAGGAAACAGGGTTCATCGTTAAAGATGCAAACGGAGCGATAGATTGGACGAAAACCCGCGCAGTCAATGTTGGATTGGTGCATATCTTCATCAACTTAGCCGGACGCGAGCCTGATGGAATCGTCGCACCTGAGGACTACGAAGCAACACAGCGTGAACTTATCGCAGCACTGCATACTTACAAGGACGAAAAAACCGGGCGACATCCCTTTACCTTAGCGGTAACGCGGGCAGATGCAGAGATGTTCAACCTACACGGTGATTTAGTCGGCGATGTCGTCTATGCGTTGCGTCCTGAATTCGACGGTGCCCACGGCAAGCAGTTGCCCTCCGTGAGTTTCGGTATTGGTGGACAACACTCTACATTTATTCTATCGGGTGCCGGGGTTCGGCAAGGGGTTGCATTACAGCGGCAGGTTCGTGTCGTTGATGTCGCACCGACGCTCTGTTATCTCTTGGGACTACCGATGCCTAACAATGTGGAAGGTGGGGTCGTTTATGAGGCGTTAGTGGATCCGAATTGGCATTTGACCGAACTTGCAGCCATGTAG
- the topA gene encoding type I DNA topoisomerase, protein MPKSLVVVESPAKAKTIKKILGKDYIVESSVGHIRDLPKKDLGVDIENSFAPKYVLIRGKGKVVKSLQSEARKVDNIYLAADPDREGEAICWHLAEELKKAKKPIYRITYNEVTKNAILEAIEDPGDIDMALVDAQQARRVLDRLIGWQISPILWRSVKPGLSAGRVQSVAVRLICEREAEIEAFKPEEYWTLTATLTPTEFEHPFPAKLHKIGTKKGEINNYGFRIDEERANELAADAKTQTYLVEKVQKRERKQNPVPPFITSTLQQEASRKLRFVAKRTMLVAQQLYEGLEIRGEGSVGLITYMRTDSTRVAQEALQAARSYIETTYGGEYLPNRAVNYRSKRGAQDAHEAIRPTVPLRTPAELKPYLNDEQYRLYELIWMRFIASQMNPTILDATTIDVKAGTYLFRATGSVVKFDGFRRIYMEGKDDPIVNASESEEENISLPVVKEGDPLDLRKLAPKQHFTQPPPRYNEATLVKMLEAKEIGRPSTYASILSTIQDRGYITKERARLLPTDVGRLVNELLINGFPTIVDVAFTAKMEEQLDTIADGEIEWVQTLEEFYPDFQTALSEAPDKMYEARKAMEEQSDETCEKCGGNMIVKWGRYGRFLGCANYPECQNIKRLTADDTPTAEPEPTDTACDKCGEPMVIRVSRAGAKFLSCSGYPKCKNAKPVPMGIDCPEADCDGYLGERRSRRGRVFYGCSNYPKCEFSTWDKPVPEPCPKCNAPFLVEKTRKPKGSETVTVSLSCQARGCDYTKE, encoded by the coding sequence ATGCCAAAGTCACTCGTCGTTGTTGAATCGCCGGCGAAAGCGAAAACTATCAAAAAGATTTTAGGTAAGGATTACATCGTTGAATCCTCTGTTGGACATATCCGGGATCTCCCAAAGAAGGACCTTGGAGTTGACATTGAGAATTCCTTTGCACCGAAGTATGTCTTGATTCGCGGGAAAGGGAAGGTCGTGAAGTCCCTCCAGAGCGAGGCACGTAAGGTTGATAATATCTATCTTGCTGCGGATCCCGACCGCGAAGGTGAGGCTATTTGTTGGCATCTGGCTGAAGAACTCAAGAAAGCAAAAAAACCGATCTACCGGATAACCTACAACGAAGTCACCAAAAACGCAATTTTAGAAGCAATCGAAGATCCGGGCGATATTGATATGGCACTCGTTGATGCCCAACAAGCGCGTCGTGTCTTGGACCGTCTCATCGGGTGGCAGATTAGTCCGATTTTGTGGCGGAGTGTTAAACCCGGACTGAGTGCAGGAAGGGTCCAATCTGTCGCAGTGCGTCTTATCTGTGAACGTGAGGCGGAAATCGAGGCGTTTAAACCCGAAGAATATTGGACGCTCACAGCAACATTGACCCCAACCGAGTTTGAGCATCCGTTCCCCGCAAAGTTACATAAGATTGGGACAAAGAAGGGCGAAATCAATAACTACGGGTTCCGTATAGATGAAGAACGCGCGAACGAGCTCGCTGCGGATGCAAAGACGCAAACATATCTTGTCGAAAAGGTCCAAAAACGGGAGCGGAAACAGAATCCAGTTCCTCCGTTTATCACGAGTACCTTGCAACAGGAAGCGTCTCGGAAACTTCGTTTCGTTGCCAAAAGGACGATGCTTGTCGCCCAACAGCTCTACGAGGGGTTAGAGATTCGCGGCGAAGGTTCGGTCGGGCTAATCACCTACATGCGTACCGATTCGACGCGTGTTGCCCAAGAGGCACTTCAGGCAGCACGATCATATATCGAAACGACGTATGGCGGAGAATATTTACCGAACCGTGCTGTTAATTATCGAAGCAAAAGAGGTGCACAGGATGCACACGAGGCAATCCGTCCCACTGTGCCGTTGCGAACGCCTGCTGAGTTGAAGCCTTATCTGAATGATGAACAGTATCGACTCTATGAATTGATTTGGATGCGTTTCATCGCGAGTCAGATGAACCCCACGATCCTTGATGCAACGACAATTGATGTCAAAGCAGGTACCTATCTCTTCAGAGCCACCGGTTCAGTTGTCAAGTTTGATGGGTTCAGGCGTATCTATATGGAGGGTAAAGATGACCCGATTGTTAATGCGTCTGAATCGGAGGAAGAGAACATCAGCTTGCCCGTTGTTAAAGAGGGTGATCCGCTGGATCTGCGCAAATTAGCACCGAAACAGCATTTTACACAACCGCCACCTCGCTATAACGAAGCAACGCTTGTCAAGATGCTGGAAGCAAAGGAGATCGGACGTCCGAGTACCTATGCTTCTATTCTGTCAACGATTCAGGACAGAGGGTATATCACCAAAGAGCGTGCGCGACTCTTACCTACAGATGTTGGGAGGCTCGTTAATGAACTCCTGATAAATGGATTCCCCACTATTGTTGATGTTGCATTCACGGCAAAAATGGAAGAACAACTTGATACGATTGCTGATGGCGAAATTGAATGGGTCCAAACGTTAGAGGAATTTTATCCAGATTTCCAAACCGCACTCAGTGAAGCCCCCGATAAGATGTATGAGGCTCGAAAAGCGATGGAAGAGCAGTCAGACGAGACCTGTGAAAAATGTGGGGGCAATATGATCGTGAAGTGGGGCAGGTATGGGCGGTTTCTGGGGTGTGCTAATTATCCAGAGTGTCAGAATATCAAACGTTTAACCGCTGACGATACCCCCACTGCGGAACCGGAACCGACGGATACCGCATGCGATAAGTGTGGTGAACCCATGGTTATTAGGGTGAGCCGCGCTGGTGCAAAATTTTTGTCGTGTAGCGGATATCCAAAATGCAAAAATGCCAAGCCGGTCCCAATGGGCATCGACTGTCCAGAGGCTGATTGCGATGGTTACCTCGGTGAACGTCGCAGTCGCCGTGGAAGAGTCTTTTACGGTTGTAGCAACTATCCGAAGTGTGAATTCTCTACATGGGATAAACCTGTGCCGGAACCTTGTCCGAAGTGTAACGCACCCTTTCTTGTTGAAAAAACCAGAAAACCGAAAGGCAGTGAGACTGTAACCGTGTCACTGAGTTGTCAAGCACGGGGTTGTGACTATACAAAGGAATAG
- a CDS encoding sialidase family protein, whose translation MNTTPPWIYNKSQTSFTQSETNYLSKIVIGHQMYYLLQHIQEIVGALRHIEKSNHSSLLQSLICLACTILSALTVMEISSAEWSPSATQNLPLCTAQNEQHFPVLISDEQGGAIVAWSDARHANRDIFAQRISATGDIHWKANGIPICDLPSSQSWPLIVEDTEGGAILVWGDTRHGNQDSYAQRIDANGNKLWDTEGIPVCTHPTLQDDLNAIADGKGGVIVAWEDWRNGNQDIYAQRIDSTGKPLWEANGVPVYSGDGDQYDPVLIADGQGGAIFAWWDISTPDWNIFAQRLSADGSLMWDSTDDTENAPIPICIAIGNQGAPAVVSDENGGVFFVWSDYRNDPNFYTSAQLYAQHITPEGNALWEKDGIPICELRVNQQQPFCIPDGSGGFIVTWWDERDIFADIYAQRINKNGEMLWNDENAPLQKSGVPVCTGAGVQRLPQLVATDEVGGTIVYWLDYREDFGDSTEDAIYAQRLDADGKPLWEINGIPVCHAPKAQITPQAVSTDGGAAIVVWSDARGQDYDIYIQRVP comes from the coding sequence TTGAACACAACACCTCCATGGATTTACAACAAATCGCAGACCAGTTTTACCCAATCGGAGACGAACTACTTATCTAAAATAGTTATCGGTCATCAAATGTATTACCTTCTTCAGCATATACAGGAGATTGTCGGTGCCCTGCGCCATATTGAAAAGTCAAATCACAGTTCTCTTCTACAGTCCTTGATATGCCTCGCTTGCACGATCCTTTCTGCGCTTACCGTAATGGAAATCTCAAGCGCGGAATGGTCCCCTTCAGCAACACAAAACCTTCCGTTATGCACAGCACAGAACGAACAACACTTTCCTGTTCTCATCTCTGACGAACAAGGTGGGGCTATCGTGGCATGGAGTGACGCACGACATGCGAACCGCGATATTTTCGCACAGCGCATTAGCGCAACAGGTGATATTCACTGGAAGGCAAACGGCATCCCGATCTGTGACCTACCCTCATCACAAAGCTGGCCCCTGATAGTTGAAGATACAGAGGGCGGAGCGATTCTCGTTTGGGGCGACACCCGCCACGGCAATCAAGACAGTTACGCACAGCGCATTGATGCAAACGGCAATAAATTGTGGGATACCGAAGGTATACCTGTCTGTACGCACCCAACACTGCAAGACGACCTGAATGCTATCGCAGACGGGAAAGGTGGCGTAATTGTCGCATGGGAGGATTGGCGAAACGGCAATCAGGATATCTATGCGCAAAGAATCGACAGCACTGGAAAACCGTTATGGGAAGCGAACGGCGTTCCCGTCTATAGTGGCGACGGTGACCAGTACGATCCGGTTCTAATCGCAGATGGACAAGGCGGTGCTATTTTCGCATGGTGGGACATCAGCACGCCGGATTGGAATATCTTCGCACAACGGCTGTCAGCAGACGGTAGCCTGATGTGGGATTCAACCGACGACACAGAAAACGCTCCTATTCCTATCTGCATAGCAATCGGGAACCAAGGCGCACCGGCTGTCGTTAGCGATGAGAACGGTGGTGTGTTTTTCGTCTGGTCGGACTACCGTAATGACCCAAACTTTTATACAAGTGCGCAGCTATACGCACAACACATAACCCCTGAAGGGAACGCTTTATGGGAAAAGGACGGTATCCCTATCTGTGAATTGCGCGTCAACCAACAACAACCCTTTTGTATTCCCGACGGGAGTGGTGGCTTCATCGTTACATGGTGGGATGAACGTGATATTTTCGCTGACATCTACGCACAACGTATTAACAAAAACGGTGAGATGTTGTGGAACGACGAAAACGCACCTTTGCAAAAAAGCGGGGTCCCTGTCTGTACCGGAGCGGGCGTTCAACGTCTCCCTCAACTCGTTGCCACCGATGAGGTAGGGGGAACCATCGTCTATTGGCTGGATTATCGCGAGGATTTCGGGGATTCAACTGAGGATGCAATCTATGCACAACGGCTTGATGCTGATGGGAAGCCGCTTTGGGAAATCAATGGCATCCCTGTCTGTCACGCACCGAAAGCGCAAATCACACCGCAAGCTGTATCTACAGATGGTGGCGCGGCAATCGTCGTCTGGAGCGATGCCCGCGGACAAGATTACGACATCTATATTCAACGTGTTCCATAA
- a CDS encoding NYN domain-containing protein translates to MSNPNLKLHIQRDQFTWFLDLLLDEKEIFQLSASTGIVLDVDRLHALSRRELLVNLADVCLGAVGIAKPEIKDPGISVEVQVNQFLTEKAQDAISRVGYMEISEIETFFKTSDVLIEGGDFGEVVWALLTDERTAVAEHGYKLLNTTYESIEVAHTNGQADLSSIEQLEETGSQYAHSLEDEQQQTETPDPEIKHLEQQLADSKADYTSLEQKHNRLDQQRAFLLEENKGLKTRAEVHDGNERRLKALEQENQILREQVAQYIEDTTELQQLANERDHVLAEKERMVEQLKEYEQIKSAKETFTTDLKLVEEAIYKGHQGLEDFQTTLDNHFDILENCHQTARSALNQIRQTLTYLDDTQQLSEGESPYSLTTEQPRVGVFVDVQNMFYAAKDRYGRRVDYIKLLDLIVGPRYLMGAYAYVVQIPEIDQAPFLSLLQHNGYTIKSKDLRLRGDGSAKGDWDVGIAVDVVSMLGSLDVVILASGDGDFCPLAELIKQQSKRVEVVAFEHNTSMDLQQIADQFYPIGDELLI, encoded by the coding sequence ATGTCAAATCCAAATCTAAAATTGCATATACAGCGGGACCAATTCACGTGGTTTTTAGACCTACTTCTGGATGAAAAGGAAATTTTCCAATTAAGTGCTTCCACCGGCATCGTCCTTGATGTGGATCGGCTTCATGCCTTATCAAGACGAGAACTACTCGTAAACCTTGCGGACGTGTGTTTGGGTGCGGTTGGCATAGCAAAACCTGAGATAAAAGATCCGGGAATCTCAGTTGAAGTGCAAGTGAACCAATTTCTTACCGAAAAGGCACAGGATGCAATCTCACGCGTCGGCTATATGGAAATTTCCGAAATCGAAACATTCTTCAAAACGTCCGATGTTCTCATAGAGGGTGGTGACTTCGGCGAAGTCGTCTGGGCACTTCTCACTGATGAACGTACTGCAGTTGCTGAACACGGCTACAAACTCCTCAATACAACATACGAATCCATAGAAGTCGCACATACAAATGGGCAGGCGGATCTCTCAAGCATTGAGCAATTAGAAGAAACAGGCTCTCAGTACGCCCACAGCTTAGAAGACGAACAGCAACAGACAGAGACACCCGACCCAGAGATCAAGCACCTTGAACAGCAGTTAGCCGACTCTAAAGCAGACTACACCTCACTTGAGCAGAAACATAACCGATTAGATCAACAGCGCGCTTTTCTGTTAGAGGAAAACAAGGGACTGAAAACAAGAGCGGAAGTGCATGATGGAAACGAGAGACGATTGAAGGCTCTTGAACAAGAAAATCAAATACTCCGTGAACAGGTAGCACAATATATTGAAGACACCACTGAGTTACAGCAACTTGCCAACGAACGCGACCATGTCCTTGCTGAAAAGGAACGGATGGTAGAACAACTGAAAGAATATGAACAAATTAAGTCTGCCAAGGAAACATTCACGACCGACCTCAAACTGGTTGAGGAGGCAATCTACAAAGGGCACCAAGGACTTGAAGACTTTCAAACCACTTTAGATAATCACTTCGACATCTTGGAAAATTGTCATCAAACGGCGCGAAGTGCGCTGAACCAAATTCGCCAAACCCTCACTTATTTAGATGATACACAGCAGCTCTCTGAAGGCGAGAGCCCGTACAGTCTAACGACTGAACAACCTCGTGTTGGTGTCTTCGTTGATGTCCAAAACATGTTTTACGCTGCCAAAGATCGGTACGGAAGAAGGGTCGATTACATCAAACTACTTGATCTGATCGTCGGTCCGCGCTATCTTATGGGTGCTTATGCATACGTTGTCCAGATACCGGAAATCGACCAGGCACCTTTTCTGTCACTTCTTCAACACAACGGATATACCATTAAGAGCAAAGATTTACGCTTACGCGGCGACGGTTCCGCAAAGGGTGATTGGGATGTCGGTATCGCGGTGGATGTCGTTTCAATGCTCGGTTCACTGGATGTCGTCATCTTAGCGAGTGGTGATGGTGATTTCTGCCCACTTGCCGAACTCATCAAGCAACAGAGTAAACGGGTGGAGGTTGTCGCTTTTGAACACAACACCTCCATGGATTTACAACAAATCGCAGACCAGTTTTACCCAATCGGAGACGAACTACTTATCTAA
- a CDS encoding ATP-binding cassette domain-containing protein: MIQLHQVSFSYGDLSVLEKVSFRVERGEFVFLLGPSGSGKTTLLRLLYADLEPIGGDLSVVGQQLARLDKVSLPYFRQKIGLVFQDFKFLADKTVQDNLALPQRLVGTPPQTIKENVHKLLNQMGLLHHQKALPTEISGNERRRLAIARAVINNPLLLLADAPTEGLDLRLSLEVMTLLDALNFQGMTIFVATSDRQLAEKCNKRIIELRDGGIH; the protein is encoded by the coding sequence ATGATACAGTTACACCAGGTTAGTTTCAGTTATGGCGATCTTAGCGTACTTGAGAAGGTGAGCTTTCGCGTGGAACGCGGTGAATTTGTGTTTCTTCTCGGTCCGAGTGGCTCAGGGAAGACAACGCTGTTGCGGTTGTTATATGCTGATTTGGAACCGATCGGTGGTGATTTGAGTGTCGTTGGGCAGCAACTTGCACGGTTGGACAAAGTCAGTCTACCCTACTTTCGACAGAAGATAGGGCTTGTTTTTCAAGATTTTAAGTTCTTGGCAGATAAAACGGTCCAGGATAATCTGGCACTGCCGCAGCGATTGGTGGGGACCCCACCACAGACAATCAAAGAGAACGTACACAAGCTTCTGAATCAGATGGGATTGCTTCACCATCAAAAAGCACTTCCAACAGAAATATCTGGCAACGAGCGGCGACGGCTTGCTATAGCAAGAGCCGTTATCAACAATCCTCTGTTATTACTCGCGGATGCACCCACGGAGGGCTTAGATTTGCGTCTTTCGCTGGAGGTAATGACGCTTCTTGATGCGCTTAACTTTCAAGGTATGACTATCTTCGTAGCGACGAGTGATCGGCAACTTGCTGAGAAATGCAATAAACGGATTATCGAACTACGGGATGGTGGTATCCATTGA
- a CDS encoding permease-like cell division protein FtsX yields MRYHFKNAISHIACAGSASMMSFIGIGFVTVLLATLLLNHSFILQQSEFKSHAPTLVAFLKDTVNESTGRALVSQIEKSGQVLAVNYASKAESLARGEIQFQDLGVLIKEAFAETRGVNPFPASLKIYVDEELITRKALEQIALDIKAYDEIEDVLLTGQGQLKDRIRDSERTTFIAIGAAVVAVWFIIGSVIKKTTIARAEEIALMKLLGMVRRYLLVPFIVHGLFLGGLGALCGLGCFYGMFYVFKPQLGAVSFLTIYQFILIVMAGMGIGFLVGFAAHRKFV; encoded by the coding sequence ATGCGTTACCATTTCAAGAATGCCATATCCCATATAGCCTGTGCTGGCAGTGCGAGTATGATGAGTTTCATTGGGATCGGTTTCGTTACTGTCCTACTTGCTACCTTACTATTAAATCACTCGTTCATATTACAACAATCTGAGTTTAAAAGCCACGCGCCTACCCTTGTTGCATTTCTAAAAGATACTGTCAATGAGTCAACAGGACGCGCCTTAGTTAGTCAGATTGAGAAAAGCGGGCAGGTGCTCGCTGTTAATTATGCTTCAAAAGCAGAGAGCCTCGCTCGTGGTGAAATCCAGTTTCAGGATTTAGGTGTCCTCATTAAAGAAGCGTTTGCGGAAACAAGGGGCGTAAATCCGTTTCCAGCATCCCTCAAAATCTATGTAGATGAAGAATTGATAACACGTAAAGCATTAGAACAGATCGCTTTGGATATTAAAGCATACGACGAAATTGAGGACGTGTTATTGACAGGACAGGGACAGCTGAAGGACCGCATACGCGATTCAGAGCGCACAACTTTCATCGCTATCGGAGCGGCGGTTGTTGCGGTCTGGTTCATTATCGGTTCTGTTATTAAAAAAACGACGATTGCTCGCGCTGAGGAGATAGCCCTCATGAAGCTCCTCGGTATGGTACGCCGTTATCTCCTCGTTCCTTTTATTGTCCACGGACTTTTCCTCGGAGGGCTTGGTGCTCTGTGTGGACTCGGCTGCTTCTATGGGATGTTTTATGTATTCAAACCTCAATTGGGTGCAGTCAGTTTTCTAACCATTTATCAGTTTATCTTGATCGTTATGGCCGGAATGGGAATAGGGTTTCTTGTGGGATTTGCCGCACACCGGAAATTTGTGTAA
- a CDS encoding PHP domain-containing protein: protein MTNRDISVVFRAIGSLLQIRGEDAFRSRIYERAADIIEEFPDKLAPEDSEANILGYNKEAVEKLRATPGIGKAIEDKTVEMLETGRCKFYDELTAEMGTEILELLAIRGVGVKTVGRFYQEFGVRNLEDLRVLIESGQIQNMKGIGRKTLQMITKGLAFHTEQRKKRPLWSILPTAQDILNHLEALAGDGWIKRCQFTGDLRRHEEVCQSIELIVECGDETAFRFENDTAPPRLQSILARLSQARFGPTVLQQTSDDLGSLILFRAKNGVQYAYNSEREALVEKEQSEPIGDVRQVLPVIQFYVDKDFPVSLYLCTAATYDATLFLTTATDAHFKALLDAVSLESPDFWHLTRDITEVGIYEKFGISYIPPELRQDGASVTAAAEGTLPTLIEFTDLRGDLHAHTDWSDGRNTLQEMVAAAKAEGLEYFAITDHSVSSTVANGLDQERLLEQVERVREFDAGVEGITVLAGSEVDIRRSGKLDFPDEILAQLDIVVASVHSHFTLTEAEMTKRIIRAIENPLVNIIGHPTGRMLGRRPMYPLNLQEVIAAAAENKTVLEINGSPSRLDLDPEFVRMAKSAGVLLAVNTDAHGIQQLAHRQSGLNVARRGWLTKDEVINTYALEELREKCGIG, encoded by the coding sequence ATGACAAACCGTGACATCAGTGTTGTGTTTCGAGCGATCGGATCTCTCCTACAGATCCGAGGTGAAGACGCATTTCGCTCGCGAATTTATGAGCGAGCAGCCGATATAATTGAGGAATTCCCCGATAAGTTGGCTCCTGAAGATTCCGAAGCGAACATACTGGGTTATAATAAGGAAGCGGTAGAAAAACTTCGGGCGACACCCGGCATCGGGAAAGCGATAGAGGACAAAACCGTTGAGATGCTGGAAACTGGACGCTGCAAATTCTATGATGAACTCACGGCAGAGATGGGAACGGAGATACTTGAATTGCTTGCCATCCGGGGTGTTGGTGTAAAAACCGTAGGGAGATTCTATCAAGAGTTCGGTGTCAGAAATCTTGAAGACCTTCGCGTGTTGATTGAGAGTGGACAGATTCAAAACATGAAGGGCATCGGACGGAAAACCCTTCAGATGATAACTAAGGGTTTGGCGTTCCACACGGAACAGAGAAAAAAGCGTCCGCTCTGGAGTATTTTGCCCACTGCCCAAGACATCCTGAATCACTTAGAAGCGTTGGCGGGTGACGGATGGATAAAACGCTGTCAATTCACAGGAGATTTACGGCGGCATGAGGAGGTCTGTCAAAGCATAGAATTGATTGTTGAATGTGGGGACGAAACAGCGTTCCGATTTGAGAATGACACTGCGCCACCTCGGCTACAGTCAATCCTTGCGCGCCTTTCACAAGCCCGATTTGGTCCAACGGTTCTGCAACAAACATCGGATGATCTGGGTTCGCTGATACTTTTCAGAGCGAAAAATGGGGTTCAGTACGCGTATAACAGCGAACGCGAGGCTCTCGTTGAAAAAGAACAAAGTGAGCCGATAGGTGATGTACGCCAAGTGCTTCCTGTAATTCAATTCTATGTTGACAAGGATTTTCCTGTATCTCTCTATTTATGTACTGCTGCCACCTACGATGCCACGCTCTTCTTAACAACAGCGACTGATGCCCACTTCAAAGCACTTCTTGACGCGGTTTCCCTGGAGTCGCCTGACTTTTGGCATCTAACACGTGATATAACAGAAGTGGGGATTTATGAGAAGTTCGGAATCTCCTATATTCCGCCGGAACTTCGACAGGACGGTGCTTCAGTCACAGCCGCTGCGGAAGGCACTTTACCAACTCTCATTGAATTCACGGATTTGCGAGGCGACTTGCACGCCCATACTGACTGGAGTGATGGACGAAATACGCTTCAAGAGATGGTGGCGGCAGCAAAAGCAGAAGGTCTTGAATACTTCGCTATTACGGATCACTCTGTCTCTTCTACTGTTGCAAACGGTTTGGATCAGGAACGACTCCTTGAACAAGTGGAGCGAGTTCGCGAATTCGATGCGGGGGTCGAGGGTATCACAGTGCTTGCGGGTTCTGAGGTGGATATTCGGCGATCTGGGAAACTTGATTTCCCAGATGAGATTTTAGCGCAGCTCGATATTGTTGTCGCAAGCGTTCATAGCCATTTCACGCTCACCGAAGCAGAGATGACAAAGCGTATCATTCGTGCGATTGAGAATCCGCTCGTCAACATCATTGGTCATCCAACAGGTAGGATGCTCGGACGTAGACCGATGTATCCACTCAATCTTCAGGAAGTTATTGCGGCAGCTGCAGAAAATAAAACGGTCTTAGAGATTAACGGCTCGCCGAGTCGATTGGATCTCGACCCTGAATTTGTTCGGATGGCGAAAAGCGCAGGCGTGCTATTGGCTGTCAATACCGATGCACACGGTATTCAACAGTTAGCACACCGTCAATCTGGGTTGAATGTTGCGCGTCGCGGGTGGTTGACAAAAGACGAGGTCATCAACACTTATGCTTTAGAGGAATTGCGCGAGAAATGTGGTATCGGCTAA